From Deinococcus yavapaiensis KR-236, a single genomic window includes:
- a CDS encoding ABC transporter substrate-binding protein, whose translation MRAISVAALSATLLLGVASAQTKVTKPFVWPAAWSDTPAKSAKKGGVLRQSAISDFKTYNPFTTAEAGSIPSIEEVGTTGLVTQDPRTDDFIPYMAESYKASADGKVYTFTLRKGMKFSDGQEITADDFVTTFNITMDEKVGSQARDGFIINGKPVTMKKLGTYELQVTFPSKDVTAFAKLTLAPEPDHIWGKAYRSGGAEAVKKLYSLNTPAKELVTAGAWVLSGYRVGERASFVKNKYWGEWNKDSAGNALPYLDGQSFTIVKDTNADLAAFLAGQTDIAPISKADDLAQIKSAIDKGSLKANFYPNVGPNSTSSWIVFNWNKSDDPAKQALFRNEKFRQAMSQLANRAAMVKLVLGGLGSEVYTSVYPVFNSFIPKDLKTFKYDPAAAVKTLAGLGYTKKDSSGYLVNAKGDRVEFDLVTNAGNKEREQMMQIFADEAKKVGVKVNAKSIDFNNLVNALTASGDKRPFDAILLGLSGGDNIWPFGSNVVPCDGGLHFWNMSGKCLDTDEKKISDLYFQGLQESSTAKRRAIAADLLRTESTLQPVVYLIATNYHVAFNSRVGGAMPRNLWSSYYGSRLLPLTYIK comes from the coding sequence ATGCGAGCTATTTCTGTTGCTGCACTGTCGGCGACGCTGCTTCTCGGCGTCGCGTCGGCTCAAACCAAAGTCACCAAGCCCTTCGTGTGGCCGGCCGCCTGGTCGGACACCCCGGCCAAGTCGGCCAAGAAGGGTGGCGTGTTGCGCCAGTCCGCGATTTCGGACTTCAAGACCTACAACCCGTTCACCACGGCCGAAGCGGGAAGCATTCCCTCGATCGAGGAAGTCGGTACGACCGGCCTCGTCACGCAAGATCCCCGCACGGACGACTTCATTCCTTACATGGCCGAGTCGTACAAAGCCTCGGCCGACGGCAAGGTCTACACCTTCACCCTGCGCAAGGGCATGAAGTTCAGCGACGGCCAGGAAATCACGGCCGACGACTTCGTCACGACCTTCAACATCACGATGGACGAGAAGGTCGGCTCGCAAGCGCGCGACGGCTTCATCATCAACGGCAAGCCCGTCACGATGAAGAAGCTCGGCACGTACGAGTTGCAAGTGACGTTCCCCTCGAAGGACGTCACCGCCTTCGCCAAGCTCACGCTCGCCCCCGAACCCGACCACATCTGGGGCAAGGCGTACCGCTCGGGCGGCGCGGAAGCCGTCAAGAAGCTGTACTCGCTCAACACTCCCGCCAAGGAACTCGTCACGGCGGGCGCGTGGGTGCTGTCGGGCTACCGAGTCGGTGAGCGCGCCTCCTTCGTGAAGAACAAGTACTGGGGCGAGTGGAACAAGGACAGCGCGGGCAACGCCCTGCCGTACCTGGACGGTCAGTCCTTCACGATCGTGAAGGACACGAACGCCGACCTCGCCGCGTTCCTCGCGGGCCAAACCGACATCGCGCCGATCTCCAAGGCGGACGACCTCGCGCAGATCAAGTCGGCGATCGACAAGGGCAGCCTCAAGGCGAACTTCTACCCGAACGTCGGCCCGAACTCCACGTCGTCGTGGATCGTGTTCAACTGGAACAAGAGCGACGACCCCGCCAAGCAAGCGTTGTTCCGCAACGAGAAGTTCCGTCAAGCGATGAGCCAACTCGCCAACCGCGCCGCGATGGTGAAGCTCGTCCTCGGCGGTCTCGGCTCCGAGGTCTACACCTCGGTGTACCCGGTGTTCAACAGCTTCATCCCGAAGGACCTCAAGACCTTCAAATACGACCCGGCCGCCGCCGTGAAGACGCTGGCGGGCCTCGGGTACACCAAGAAGGACTCCAGCGGCTACCTCGTCAACGCCAAGGGTGACCGCGTCGAGTTCGACCTCGTGACGAACGCGGGCAACAAAGAGCGCGAGCAAATGATGCAGATCTTCGCGGACGAAGCCAAGAAGGTCGGCGTGAAGGTCAACGCGAAGTCCATCGACTTCAACAACCTCGTCAACGCCCTCACGGCGTCGGGCGACAAGCGTCCGTTCGATGCGATCCTGCTCGGCCTCTCGGGCGGCGACAACATCTGGCCGTTCGGCAGCAACGTCGTTCCGTGCGACGGCGGCCTGCACTTCTGGAACATGAGCGGCAAGTGCCTCGACACCGACGAGAAGAAGATCTCCGATCTGTACTTCCAAGGGCTCCAAGAGTCGAGCACCGCCAAGCGTCGCGCGATCGCCGCCGATCTGCTGCGTACGGAAAGCACCTTGCAACCCGTCGTCTACCTTATCGCGACGAACTACCACGTGGCCTTCAACAGCCGCGTCGGCGGCGCGATGCCCCGCAACCTCTGGAGCAGCTACTACGGCAGCCGCCTCCTCCCGCTGACGTACATCAAGTAA
- a CDS encoding amidohydrolase family protein, translating to MSLRLLTADVVYTGMGLPQRDAGVVVSDDTVAATGRLAELRSSFPHAVETYVGAVIAPLAVNAHTHLDMSSYDFQALPYFRWIPEVVIANREKRGLAGARLGFASLEASRVSAFGDIVWDPDVMTFLLSESTLPGVAYWEVLDPDPATAKDTFRKTVERVEAWRRLEGRGVKVGLSPHASYTVSHELFRLLADYARREALPMQIHVAEHGSELALFAAGTGPLAESFGRVVKLDLATIFGRSPDSALTPVSYLADLGVLDAKPTLIHMVHVTEDDVKIVASAGSTVVTCPRSNANLQCGTFDWPLFARLGVEVAVGTDSVASGETLDVHDELAFARAAYPNLDDRVFVRAAVKGGARVLGESVPFIRRGEPWREAYAWQA from the coding sequence ATGTCGCTTCGCCTTCTCACCGCCGACGTCGTGTACACCGGAATGGGCTTGCCTCAACGAGACGCGGGCGTCGTCGTCTCCGACGACACCGTCGCCGCGACCGGTCGCCTCGCCGAGTTGCGCTCGTCGTTTCCGCACGCCGTGGAAACGTACGTGGGCGCCGTCATCGCGCCCCTCGCCGTCAACGCGCACACGCATCTCGACATGAGCTCGTACGATTTCCAAGCGTTGCCTTACTTTCGCTGGATTCCCGAAGTCGTGATCGCCAACCGCGAAAAGCGTGGCCTCGCCGGGGCTCGGCTCGGGTTCGCGTCACTCGAAGCTTCGCGAGTCTCGGCGTTCGGCGACATCGTGTGGGACCCCGACGTCATGACCTTCCTGCTGTCCGAGTCGACCTTGCCGGGCGTGGCGTACTGGGAAGTGCTCGATCCCGATCCGGCGACGGCGAAGGACACCTTTCGAAAGACCGTCGAGCGTGTGGAGGCGTGGCGTCGGCTGGAGGGGCGCGGCGTGAAGGTGGGTCTTTCACCGCACGCGTCGTACACCGTCTCGCACGAATTGTTTCGCTTGCTGGCCGATTACGCGCGCCGCGAAGCCTTGCCCATGCAAATCCATGTCGCCGAGCACGGCAGCGAGCTCGCGTTGTTCGCCGCCGGGACGGGGCCGCTCGCCGAGTCCTTCGGGCGCGTGGTGAAACTCGACCTCGCGACGATCTTCGGGCGATCGCCCGATTCGGCCCTCACGCCCGTGTCGTACCTCGCCGATCTCGGCGTGCTGGACGCCAAGCCCACCTTGATCCACATGGTTCACGTCACCGAGGACGACGTGAAGATCGTCGCTTCGGCGGGCAGCACGGTCGTGACGTGCCCGCGCAGCAACGCGAACTTGCAGTGCGGCACCTTCGACTGGCCGCTCTTCGCGCGCCTCGGTGTGGAGGTCGCCGTCGGCACCGACTCCGTCGCGAGCGGGGAAACGCTCGACGTGCACGACGAACTCGCCTTCGCCCGCGCCGCCTACCCGAACCTCGACGACCGCGTGTTCGTGCGCGCGGCGGTGAAAGGAGGAGCGCGCGTGCTGGGGGAGAGCGTGCCCTTCATTCGCCGAGGCGAGCCGTGGCGCGAAGCTTACGCTTGGCAGGCATGA
- a CDS encoding sporulation protein: MSFLNKMLASVGFGAAKVDTQLDSSQVRLGETLSGRVVVRGGNVAQTIEHINLYVMTQYKHEDTYHNHAVHTQTVSGRLDLKPGETREVPFRFPIGYSVPLSMYGTKLWVQTGAAISAAVDPGDSDALTVLPNAPVEAFLAGVERLGLRFKKSEIEYSKGRFVQELEFVPPYGAYSVAEVEFVLFAQADRLGVIIEVDRRARGMAALFVEEFESRSRWELSPQLIAAGPDVIARELGDRIRGM; encoded by the coding sequence ATGAGCTTCCTGAACAAAATGTTGGCTTCCGTGGGCTTCGGCGCGGCGAAGGTGGACACGCAACTCGACTCCTCGCAAGTGCGCCTCGGAGAGACGCTCAGCGGACGGGTCGTCGTGCGCGGCGGCAACGTCGCCCAGACCATCGAGCACATCAACTTGTACGTCATGACGCAGTACAAGCATGAAGACACGTATCACAACCACGCCGTGCATACGCAGACCGTGTCGGGCCGTCTCGACCTCAAGCCGGGAGAAACGCGTGAAGTTCCCTTCCGCTTCCCGATCGGCTACAGCGTTCCGCTCTCGATGTACGGCACGAAGTTGTGGGTGCAGACGGGCGCCGCCATCTCGGCGGCCGTCGATCCCGGCGACTCGGACGCCTTGACGGTCTTGCCGAACGCGCCCGTCGAAGCGTTCCTGGCGGGCGTCGAGCGTCTCGGGTTGCGCTTCAAGAAGTCCGAGATCGAGTACAGCAAGGGCCGCTTCGTGCAGGAACTGGAGTTCGTTCCGCCGTACGGCGCGTACAGCGTGGCGGAAGTCGAATTCGTCCTCTTCGCGCAAGCGGACCGTCTCGGCGTGATCATCGAAGTGGACCGCCGAGCGCGCGGCATGGCCGCCTTGTTCGTCGAGGAGTTCGAATCGCGTTCGCGCTGGGAACTCTCGCCGCAACTCATCGCGGCGGGACCCGACGTCATCGCCCGCGAACTTGGCGACCGAATTCGCGGCATGTAA
- a CDS encoding gamma-glutamyltransferase family protein, which yields MVATSQPLAAQAGLYVLREGGNAVDAAIATAATLTVVEPTSNGIGADAFALVWHGGELHGLNGSGRSPALLSRDALSEGKLPTRGWLPVTVPGAPRAWADLHARFGRLPFERVLGPAISYARNGYPLSPVLARYWKRAVQIYRAANDPLLQSFFETFAPANFDPRPGAFWSSEGHARTLERIAKSGAADFYEGELAERIDRFARETGGLLRASDLASHASEWVKPISVEYDGHEVHEIPPNGQGIAALVALGILGKLGEARDDVEFVHRQIEAMKLGFVDAHRYVADPRVVDVPTAALLEPAYHARRAELISDTALDPAAGEPNPGGTVYLCTADGEGGMVSFIQSNYMGFGSGLVVPGTGIALQNRGHNFSLEAGHPNEIAPSKRPYHTIIPGFLTREGEAVGPFGVMGGFMQPQGHLQVVVNTLRHAMDAQDALDAPRWQWTGGRTVEVEHEVGATLARALAARGHDVRVNLEPGAFGRGQIIWRDPGTGVLQGGTESRADGVVAAY from the coding sequence ATGGTGGCGACTTCTCAGCCGCTCGCCGCTCAAGCGGGCCTCTACGTACTGAGAGAAGGGGGGAACGCCGTGGACGCCGCCATCGCGACGGCGGCGACCCTCACGGTGGTGGAACCGACGTCCAACGGAATCGGTGCGGACGCGTTCGCGCTCGTGTGGCACGGCGGCGAACTGCACGGACTCAACGGCTCGGGCCGTTCGCCGGCGCTTTTGTCGCGCGACGCCCTTTCTGAAGGGAAGTTGCCGACGCGTGGTTGGTTGCCCGTGACGGTGCCGGGAGCGCCGAGGGCGTGGGCGGATCTCCACGCTCGGTTCGGTCGTCTGCCCTTCGAGCGCGTGCTCGGCCCGGCGATCTCGTACGCGCGCAACGGCTATCCTCTGTCTCCGGTGCTCGCGCGTTACTGGAAGCGCGCGGTCCAGATCTACCGCGCGGCGAACGATCCGTTGCTGCAATCGTTCTTCGAGACGTTCGCGCCCGCGAACTTCGATCCGAGGCCGGGGGCCTTTTGGTCGTCCGAGGGGCACGCGCGCACGCTGGAGCGCATCGCGAAGAGCGGCGCCGCCGACTTTTACGAAGGCGAACTCGCCGAGCGAATCGACCGCTTCGCCAGGGAGACGGGCGGGTTGTTGCGCGCCTCGGACCTCGCCTCGCACGCGTCCGAGTGGGTGAAGCCGATCTCGGTCGAATACGACGGACACGAGGTGCACGAGATTCCACCCAACGGACAGGGCATCGCGGCGCTTGTCGCGCTCGGCATCCTCGGAAAGCTCGGCGAGGCGCGCGACGACGTCGAGTTCGTGCATCGCCAAATCGAGGCGATGAAGCTCGGCTTCGTCGACGCCCACCGTTACGTCGCGGATCCGCGCGTCGTGGACGTTCCGACGGCGGCGTTGCTCGAACCGGCTTATCACGCGCGCCGCGCCGAACTGATCTCGGACACGGCGCTCGATCCGGCGGCGGGCGAGCCGAATCCCGGCGGCACGGTGTACTTGTGCACGGCGGACGGCGAGGGCGGCATGGTGTCGTTCATCCAAAGCAACTACATGGGTTTCGGAAGCGGCCTCGTCGTGCCCGGCACGGGCATCGCCTTGCAAAACCGAGGGCACAACTTCAGCTTGGAAGCCGGTCATCCCAACGAGATCGCGCCGTCGAAGCGGCCGTACCACACCATCATCCCCGGCTTCCTGACGCGAGAAGGCGAAGCCGTCGGGCCGTTCGGCGTGATGGGCGGCTTCATGCAACCGCAAGGACACTTGCAAGTCGTCGTGAACACTTTGCGGCACGCCATGGACGCGCAAGACGCCCTCGACGCGCCGCGTTGGCAGTGGACCGGGGGGCGCACGGTGGAAGTGGAGCACGAAGTCGGCGCGACCTTGGCCCGCGCTCTCGCCGCGCGCGGACACGACGTGCGCGTGAACCTCGAGCCGGGCGCATTCGGGCGCGGACAGATCATCTGGCGCGATCCCGGGACGGGCGTGCTGCAAGGCGGAACCGAGTCGCGCGCCGACGGCGTCGTCGCCGCCTACTGA
- a CDS encoding cation:proton antiporter: MTIELSGVALLLTQVTVILIACRALGALLRRVGQPRVVGEILAGILLGPSLLGAALPDVQRALFPPEGRDVLNALGQIGLVLYVFIVGLELDVTRMKRLAREGAAVAVAGLAAPFILGALLAWAWHDNATLFPSGTPRTAALLFLGAAMSITALPVLSRIVKERGLLHDRVGVLALAAGAVSDVVAWCLLAFALAATAGQFAGAVRTVLLTVAFAALLVFVVRPILRRLLPDTTPNSGEIPVALLATLLVCALTTELIGVHAIFGAFLLGLVTPRTERAHAVVRTLEPFTVTLLLPIFFAFSGLNTKFASLSSPAVWWTALVVLFVACAGKGLASFLAARASGLDTYTSVGVGALMNARGLVELIVLNVGLQRGLITDNLFAVMVLMAVSTTLIAGPLASWSQGRLNRVMPGSPGSPMPP; encoded by the coding sequence GTGACGATCGAATTGAGCGGCGTGGCACTGCTGCTGACGCAAGTCACGGTCATCTTGATCGCGTGCCGCGCCCTCGGGGCCCTGTTACGCCGTGTCGGCCAACCGCGCGTCGTCGGCGAGATCCTCGCGGGAATCCTGCTGGGGCCGTCGTTGCTCGGCGCCGCCTTGCCCGACGTGCAGCGCGCCTTGTTTCCGCCCGAGGGGCGCGACGTCTTGAACGCCCTCGGGCAAATCGGCCTCGTGCTGTACGTGTTCATCGTCGGGCTCGAACTCGACGTCACCCGCATGAAGCGCCTCGCCCGCGAAGGCGCGGCGGTCGCCGTGGCGGGCTTGGCCGCGCCCTTCATCCTCGGCGCGTTGCTCGCTTGGGCGTGGCACGACAACGCCACGCTGTTTCCGAGCGGCACGCCGCGCACGGCGGCGCTGCTCTTCCTCGGGGCCGCCATGTCCATCACGGCCTTGCCGGTACTGTCGCGCATCGTCAAGGAGCGCGGTCTGCTGCACGACCGAGTCGGCGTGCTGGCCCTCGCGGCGGGAGCCGTGTCGGACGTCGTCGCGTGGTGCCTGCTGGCCTTCGCGCTCGCCGCCACCGCCGGACAATTCGCGGGCGCGGTGCGCACCGTGCTGCTCACGGTCGCCTTCGCCGCTTTGCTCGTCTTCGTCGTGCGGCCGATTCTGCGCCGCCTTTTGCCCGACACGACGCCGAATTCGGGCGAAATTCCCGTCGCCTTGCTCGCCACCTTGCTCGTCTGCGCTCTCACCACCGAACTCATCGGCGTTCACGCCATCTTCGGCGCGTTCCTGCTCGGCCTCGTCACGCCGCGCACCGAGCGCGCCCACGCCGTCGTCCGTACGCTCGAACCTTTCACGGTCACGCTGTTGTTGCCGATCTTCTTCGCCTTCAGCGGCCTGAACACGAAGTTCGCCTCGCTGAGTTCGCCCGCCGTGTGGTGGACTGCCCTCGTCGTGCTGTTCGTGGCGTGCGCCGGAAAAGGGCTGGCGAGCTTTCTCGCCGCGAGGGCGAGCGGCTTGGACACTTATACCTCCGTCGGTGTCGGCGCGCTCATGAACGCCCGCGGCCTCGTCGAGCTCATCGTCCTCAACGTCGGCCTTCAACGCGGCCTCATCACCGACAACCTCTTCGCCGTGATGGTTCTCATGGCGGTTTCGACGACGCTCATCGCGGGGCCGCTCGCGTCTTGGAGCCAAGGGCGTCTCAATCGCGTGATGCCCGGCTCGCCCGGCTCGCCCATGCCTCCTTGA
- a CDS encoding MinD/ParA family ATP-binding protein — MTSRVPPTLVLHSFVRGSGKTTLAARLAVLASRGARVALIEADLGAPSLQTLLHLDAPRFYLNDFLVGACRAADIMTPLQVVRSGTLFVGCVNDHPTEVARTARTRLSVEQLDRALSELRAELELDLIVLDAAAGLGEQSLPAIALADDLLLVMRLDQQDYQGTGVTADVARKLGVPSVRLLVNMVLPSYDERAIEARVSGTYDADTLVVPYAETPDTLDAALANLWVRLAPTLGRRERAE; from the coding sequence ATGACGTCGCGCGTTCCCCCGACACTCGTACTGCATTCGTTCGTACGCGGTTCGGGCAAGACGACGCTCGCCGCTCGCCTCGCCGTTCTCGCGTCGCGCGGCGCCCGCGTCGCCCTCATCGAGGCGGACCTCGGCGCGCCGTCCTTGCAGACGTTGCTGCACCTCGATGCTCCACGCTTCTACCTCAACGACTTCCTCGTCGGCGCTTGCCGAGCCGCCGACATCATGACGCCCTTGCAAGTCGTTCGTTCGGGCACGCTGTTCGTCGGGTGCGTCAACGACCATCCGACGGAAGTCGCGCGCACCGCCCGCACGAGACTGTCCGTCGAACAACTCGACCGCGCCCTGAGCGAACTGCGCGCCGAACTCGAGCTGGACCTCATCGTGCTGGACGCGGCGGCAGGTCTCGGCGAGCAGTCGCTGCCCGCCATCGCCCTCGCCGACGACTTGCTGCTCGTCATGCGCCTCGATCAGCAAGATTACCAAGGAACGGGCGTCACGGCCGACGTCGCGCGCAAACTCGGGGTGCCGTCGGTGCGGCTCCTCGTGAACATGGTCTTGCCGTCGTACGACGAGCGCGCCATCGAAGCGAGGGTGTCGGGCACCTACGACGCGGACACGCTCGTCGTGCCGTACGCCGAAACGCCCGACACGCTCGACGCGGCCCTCGCGAACTTGTGGGTCAGGCTTGCGCCGACCCTCGGTCGACGGGAGCGAGCCGAGTGA
- a CDS encoding HAMP domain-containing protein, whose amino-acid sequence MTATPSTLSTPARRQRKLSLRAKLLIGFTLIFTVVFAAAFYWFYWFSTENALARIRQDLVETAAGAAANIDGENLSRLAASGKANKAGFSDDPRYKREIDEFQRIHAIEPRAWPYTYVRGTKENEIVWMTDLWSTTDDVRRAVQFKDTFVSKGNLWRGLTQVQLNMPRNRRGADLSETFWGRLGLTSFNPLGRVGYEDEWGKWVSAYHPILDSKGQVVGAVGIDFTASEVDDVQNAILGQVALVFAMVYLVLFFLVYIVSGVLTRPITVLTAAAEKVGDGDYNQDFGRLVRVRTRDEIVVLAQVLTGMTEKVREREQSLRREVLELRIEIDQAKKEKQVKEIVDTDFFRDLKGKAASMRARASQPRADESDTDPREPSP is encoded by the coding sequence ATGACCGCGACGCCGTCCACCCTATCGACGCCCGCACGTCGCCAACGTAAGTTGTCACTGCGCGCCAAGCTGCTCATAGGCTTCACCTTGATCTTCACGGTCGTCTTCGCGGCGGCCTTTTACTGGTTTTACTGGTTCAGCACGGAAAACGCCTTGGCCCGCATTCGGCAAGACCTCGTCGAGACGGCGGCGGGCGCCGCCGCGAACATCGACGGCGAAAATCTGAGTCGTCTCGCCGCGTCGGGCAAGGCCAACAAGGCGGGCTTCTCCGACGATCCACGCTACAAACGCGAAATCGACGAGTTTCAGCGCATTCACGCGATCGAACCGCGCGCTTGGCCGTACACGTACGTTCGAGGCACGAAGGAAAACGAGATTGTCTGGATGACCGATTTGTGGTCCACCACGGACGACGTGCGGCGCGCCGTGCAGTTCAAGGACACCTTCGTCAGCAAAGGCAACTTGTGGCGCGGCTTGACGCAAGTGCAGCTCAACATGCCGCGAAATCGGCGCGGCGCCGACCTCAGCGAGACCTTCTGGGGGCGGCTCGGCTTGACGTCGTTCAACCCGCTCGGCCGCGTCGGGTACGAGGACGAGTGGGGCAAGTGGGTCTCCGCCTACCACCCGATTCTCGATTCGAAAGGGCAAGTCGTCGGCGCGGTCGGCATCGACTTCACCGCGTCCGAAGTCGACGACGTGCAAAACGCCATCCTCGGACAAGTCGCGCTCGTGTTCGCCATGGTGTACCTCGTGCTGTTCTTCCTCGTCTACATCGTCTCGGGCGTCTTGACGCGTCCGATCACCGTTCTCACCGCCGCCGCCGAGAAGGTCGGCGACGGTGACTACAACCAAGATTTCGGTCGTTTGGTGCGCGTGCGTACCCGCGACGAGATCGTGGTGCTCGCCCAAGTGCTCACCGGCATGACCGAGAAGGTGCGTGAACGCGAGCAGTCCTTGCGGCGCGAAGTGTTGGAACTGCGCATCGAGATCGATCAAGCGAAGAAGGAAAAGCAGGTCAAGGAAATCGTCGACACCGACTTCTTCCGTGACCTCAAGGGCAAGGCGGCCTCCATGCGCGCCCGCGCGAGCCAGCCGCGCGCAGACGAGTCCGACACGGACCCCAGGGAGCCGTCTCCATGA
- a CDS encoding D-alanine--D-alanine ligase family protein produces MPPDFFGEFDEEPTIRALEEALASLGYAVDRIGNFDALLRRVAAGDRWDLVFNIAEGLGGRSREAHVPALLEAVGVPYTGSDPLTLALTLDKDFTKRVWRAHDLPTAPWFVAASPNDLGPELPVEFPLFVKPLHEGSSKGIDESAVVRDVASAAARVEHVQRVYGQPALLERFLPGPDYGVGIVGTGREAFALGAVRYLTTAPDAVRTFHEKEHHKALGRLSEPVEDASLRAHLEDLALRAYHAVDARDLGRVDLRADEHGAPQLLEINSLPNLDARHSGMVLMARERGMTYRDLLQLVVDSAHRRACISPHGALPARKGTR; encoded by the coding sequence TTGCCCCCCGATTTCTTCGGCGAGTTCGACGAGGAGCCGACCATTCGCGCGTTGGAGGAAGCTTTGGCGAGCCTCGGATACGCCGTGGACCGCATCGGGAATTTCGACGCGCTGCTTCGGCGTGTCGCGGCGGGCGATCGCTGGGACCTCGTGTTCAACATCGCCGAGGGACTCGGAGGCCGTTCGCGCGAAGCGCACGTCCCGGCCCTGCTCGAGGCGGTCGGCGTGCCCTACACGGGCTCCGATCCTCTCACCCTCGCGCTCACGCTCGACAAAGACTTCACGAAGCGCGTGTGGCGCGCGCACGACCTGCCGACGGCGCCTTGGTTCGTCGCCGCCTCGCCGAACGACCTCGGCCCGGAGCTTCCCGTGGAGTTCCCGCTCTTCGTCAAACCGCTGCACGAAGGTTCCTCGAAGGGCATCGACGAGAGCGCCGTCGTTCGTGACGTCGCCTCGGCGGCGGCGCGTGTCGAGCACGTGCAGCGCGTCTACGGGCAGCCCGCCCTGCTCGAACGCTTCCTGCCCGGTCCCGATTACGGCGTCGGCATCGTCGGAACCGGACGCGAAGCGTTCGCGCTCGGAGCCGTGCGCTACCTCACTACTGCCCCGGACGCCGTGCGGACGTTTCACGAAAAGGAGCACCACAAGGCGCTCGGCCGCTTGTCCGAGCCCGTGGAGGACGCCTCGCTGCGCGCGCACCTCGAAGACCTCGCCCTGCGCGCGTACCACGCCGTGGACGCCCGAGATCTCGGCCGCGTCGACTTGCGCGCCGACGAGCACGGCGCGCCGCAACTGCTCGAAATCAATTCCCTGCCGAACCTCGACGCCCGCCACTCGGGGATGGTCCTCATGGCGCGCGAGCGAGGCATGACGTACCGCGACTTGCTTCAACTCGTCGTCGATAGCGCCCATCGCAGGGCGTGCATCTCGCCGCACGGGGCGCTTCCCGCCCGGAAAGGGACACGATGA
- a CDS encoding MinD/ParA family ATP-binding protein translates to MSKIISIHSFRGGTGKSNTSANLATLLAMQGLRVGVVDTDIQSPGIHVLFNLEPTEMRHTLNDYLWGKCDIEEAVHDVTPKLGVPISGKVLLVPSSIRTSEISRVLREGYDPGLLNDGFQRLVEKARLDALIIDTHPGVGEETLLSIAISDALVVVMRPDQQDFQGTSVTVEIGRHLDVPRMVIVVNKMPNIFDERDVKKRVENSYGCEVAAVLPHSDEMMALASQGVFVARYPNHSLTERMRGVAKSVYGPTVRV, encoded by the coding sequence GTGTCTAAAATCATCTCCATCCACTCGTTCCGCGGCGGCACCGGCAAGTCCAACACGTCCGCCAACCTCGCCACCCTGCTCGCCATGCAAGGTCTGCGCGTCGGGGTCGTCGACACCGACATCCAGTCGCCGGGCATTCACGTGCTGTTCAACCTCGAACCGACCGAGATGCGCCACACCCTCAACGACTACTTGTGGGGCAAGTGCGACATCGAGGAGGCGGTGCACGACGTCACGCCCAAGCTCGGCGTGCCCATCTCGGGCAAGGTGCTGCTCGTGCCGTCGAGCATTCGAACGAGCGAAATCAGCCGCGTGCTGCGCGAAGGGTACGACCCCGGTCTGCTCAACGACGGCTTTCAGCGCCTCGTGGAAAAGGCGCGGCTCGACGCCTTGATCATCGACACGCACCCGGGCGTCGGCGAGGAGACGTTGCTGTCGATCGCCATCAGCGACGCCCTCGTCGTGGTCATGCGGCCCGACCAGCAAGACTTCCAGGGAACGTCGGTCACCGTCGAGATCGGCCGTCACCTCGACGTGCCGCGCATGGTGATCGTCGTGAACAAGATGCCCAATATCTTCGACGAGCGCGACGTCAAGAAGCGCGTCGAAAACTCCTACGGCTGCGAGGTCGCGGCCGTGCTTCCTCACTCCGACGAGATGATGGCCCTTGCGAGTCAAGGCGTGTTCGTCGCCCGCTACCCCAACCATTCGCTCACCGAGCGCATGCGCGGCGTGGCAAAGAGCGTGTACGGACCAACAGTCCGTGTCTGA